A stretch of DNA from Desulfosarcina ovata subsp. ovata:
AGTGGCCGTGGTGATTGCATTCATCCACGCCACCGGCTTTGCCCGGGAAAACGATCCCTGCCGAAATATCGATCTTGACTGGTTGCGGACGCATTCTCCCATACCCGCCGGGCAGATCGTATCAAAGCAGAATATGGATTCGCTGTGCGAGATTGTCCTGAAGATCGGCAACGAATATGTACCGCTGTTTGCGGGCAACGACTTCATTATCGCCGGCGAAATGCTCAAGCACAGAACCCAGGTGACCAGGAAAAGGATCGATGCGCTGAAAGCCGACAACTTTGCGAAGCTGATTCCCCGGCTCGACGCGGTCGCTGCCATTGTTTATCTGCCCGCGGAAAACAACGGCCGGACGATCTATTTGATCACCGATCCCTTGTGCGGTCATTGCAACACGGCCGCCGAGAAAATCATTCCATTGGCAGAAACCTACGGTGTTTCGGTGAAGGCGGTTTTGTATTCGGTTCACGGACAGGAAGGGGACCATAAATCAATCGAGGCGGTATGCCGGGATTTTTCCCTGGATCAGTATACGGAACATAAGTGGAAAAGCCGGCCCTTTGACGAAAGGCATCGATGCAAACGGGGAGAAGAACGGGTCAAGGCCGCCAAGAATGTGATCGGCAAAGCGGGTATCGGCGGTGTGCCGGTATTTATTTTCGATGACGGCCGGTTTGTAAACGGCGCCAATATGACGGCCGTTGAGAAGATTCTGCAGAGCATGGACTGAAGAGATGGGCCTTAGGGTTGCTGCCGCACTGATCGTATTGACCGCTCTCGCCCCGAATGTGCACGGCTATTGTTTTAAAAAAGCCGGCGCTCGCTATGGCATATCGCCCCTTTTGCTGAAAGCGATCTCGGACGTGGAAAGCAACGGCGACATTCATGCGGTAAATTATAATGCCGCCTCCGGCACGGTGGATATCGGCCACATGCAGATCAACAGCTTCTGGAAGAAACACCTGGGCGCCCATTATGCGACGTTGTTCGACGCCTGCTACTGCACCATGGTCGGCGCCTGGATTTTAAAGCAATGCATCGCCCGATACGGCTACGATTGGGATGCCGTGGCCTGCTACCATACCGGTTGCGGGGTTGCGGATGCCAAGAGTCGCGCAAAACGCAAACGTGGATTGGCCTATATCCGGAAAGTGAAAAAGAGACTCGCCGCGGCAAAGCAGCCATAGGCCTTTCCCCGTTCACCGTCGTTCCAGGGGTCGATGCAGGGAGGCAAATCATCAAAATCGCAGCGGCCTTTATTCTGATCACGGGCGTTATCGCCGGTCTGTATTATGAATCGGTTATCCGGACGTATTTTCCGGAATATTCGGCGGTCCTTTTCGCAAGCGCCGTCATCTGCTTCGCCGGACTGATCCATGCCCTGATCATGCGCAACCTGTTGATTGCGCTGTTGACCGTCTGCGGGGCGGCAGCCGTTCCCTGGCTGGTTGCCTGGTTCACGAACTATTGGCCGTTTATCGCCCCAAAGCTCACCTTCCTTGGAAAATGAGGATTCGGAATCATGGCAAACAAAGAGACCACGGGAAATCCGGGGATCGGCGGCGACATCGTCCCGGTAGGCCAGAGCCGGTCCAGCACCCAGTCCATCTTCGGCAACATCATCGACGCCATATCCCAGATCCAGCAGTTCGCCGTGATCGAACGCTCCGGCCAGGACATACCGGACGATTTTCTCACCATCCGGGGGAAACTCAACTTTTTCAACATGGGCTTTGGAAACGGTTTCATCGAAGGGATCATCTTTGCGCTGCTGACCGCATTCACCCTGCCGATCATGTCCGACGACGGCTTGAAAGATTGGGTGGAGCGCTATTTCCCGCTGGTACGATCGAAGCTGTTTTTGTGGTCTTTAACCTGTTCGCCGATCATTATCGCAGGCGGCCTGTGCTGCTTTTTAAGCAAATACCGGATCGGCATCCTGTCCAAAAACGCGGTGGATTCCCTGCTGATCGGCCGGCTGTTTTCCCTGGCCGTCAAAGGGATCCTTATTTTCGTCGCGCTGATCTTTGCCTCCAATCACCTGACGCCCGAGCTGGCCTGGAAGGCCGCATACTTCCTGGCGCTCCAAAAGGAGCCGCTTGCCGCAACCATTTATCGGATCATTTGGAATGTGCACCCCCATCTCGTTCCCACCGCCTACCGGACGCTCCTGGTGTTTTTTATCGCCACCATGACGCCGTTTTTTTCCATATGGCTGGTATCCATTTATCGAAAAAGCAGACAGAAGAAAGCGGATCTGTTCTGGCATTGAAAGGCAGGTATGGCATTGGGCAGAAAACGCAAGACGCACACCCTGATCGGCAAGGGCATTGTCCTGGGCGATCCCAGAAACCGCATCCGGAACATCTGGCTCAAGGACGCCGAGCGCAAAGGGCATCTGTTCTGCTTCGGGACCACGCGCATCGGAAAGACCAAACTGGCGGAATCCATGATCTGCCAGGACATTGAAAAAGGGTACAGCGTCATGTTGGTGGATCCGAAGGGCGATATCGCCCTGTTTTCCAAAATTGCGCAGGCCGCATTCGCCGCCGGCCGGCAGGAGGAGCTGTGCCTGATCACCCCCGTCTATCCGGACAGCTCGGCCAGCATCGATCCGCTGGCCTACTACTATATGCCCGAAGAGATCGTCTCCCATGTGGTATCCGGGATCAAGGCCAAGGAGGAGTTCTTCGTCAACGTGGCCTACGAAACCACCCTGGTCATCGTGCTCTCTTTGATCATATTCCAGCGCATCGGCCGCTCCAATGCGGCCCGCATCAATTTTGACGAGATTAAAAAGCGATGCTCCTATTCCGGGCTTGAAAAACTCAAGGAAAGCCTCAGCGATGTGACCGGCAACGACGCCGATGAGGTTCGGGCGGCCCTCTTACAGCTGCTCGAATCCCCGGCCGACTATTTTGCCAAGATATCCTCATCCCTCAGAACGGTGCTGACCTCCCTTTCCACGGGGAGCGTCGGCCGGATCATCGGCAAGGCCAACGCCAACCGGTTCATTAAACGACTTGAAGAGGGAAAAAGGGTCATACTGGTCATTCAGACGGGGAGTCTGCTCACCCGCCGGACCAGCCATATCGTGGCCCGGGTGATGATATCCATGCTGCAAAGTTTTGCGGGCCGCAGATTCGCATCGGGAAAAACCGTCGATCCGCTCCTGTCCCTCTATCTCGATGAATTCTCCAACATCGCCTATTTCGACATCGCCGACCTGTTTAACAAAGCCGGCGGCGCCGGCATCTGGATCCACGCCTTTTCCCAATCCGTTGCCGACCTGGATGCCGAGATCGGCCGGGATCACGCCAGGAAAATCCTGGACAACACCAACACCAAAGTCTTCATGCGGGTCAACGACCCCCAGACGGCCCGTTATATCTCCGAGTACTCCGGCACGGTGAAAAGGTTCAGCCCGATTCTGCAGCTGGGCGGCGGCATCATGATCCGGGAAACCGAAGAGCAGGCCGTGCTGACCGAAGACGCCATGAACCTCGGACTGCAGGACTTTTTCATGTTCGGCCTTTCCGGCGCCTACAAAGGAAAAACCGTTGCCGTCAAACCGCCCGTGCTGGAGGTGATCTATCCGGATATCAAAACCGCCGCCAACTAGGACTCGGCCATGGGCTTTTTGGCAACTCTTTCCTTTTGGGACAAAATATGGATGGCTCTGGGGCTGGCCGGTCTATTGCTGCTGTTGATCCGGTTTCATTTCAAACTTGCCAGAAAGGAGAAGGATGCACTCATACGCATCGATCGGTTTATGGACACCCGCATGACGGGCCAATCGGACAACCATCCGTGCGCCATGGATCATGATTCCCAGTGCTTGAAATGGAAGCATCCCGACATCGGGATGTTTTACAAGGGATATGTCGAGCCGTACACACAATTGCTCCGGCGGATCGATGCGCTTGATACGGTCGTCGACCTTCTCGCCTTGCTGGACGCTGAAGGCCATTGCCCTTCCATCGCCGGACGCGGCCATCAACACGGCCCGGCCGACAAACCAGCCGATCTGGAAGCGTCACGGTGGCAATCCGTCCGGCATAATGCCTATGCCATCCTGCACGAAAATGTGTCCCTTCGCGAACACAGCCTCAATGTGGCCTCGATGGTCGTTGAACAGCGAAAAAAAGGGGGCAGGGATTTCCAGATGGAGCTGGGGCGTCTTCTCATCGTCTCGTTGGGGCATGATATCGGCAAGATTCCCGGAAAATCGAAAGGCCATGCGGCCAAGGACCACTGCATGGCTTCCCGGGATGTCCTCGACGGGATGTTGCCGGCCGACTACCCGTCCCGGGACGAAATTCTGGCAGCTGTGCGGGACCATCATTTTTCTTCCGCATCGGGCGGCGCTTTGCTGAACCATCTGAAAACGGCGGATCATAAAGCCAGACAAATGGAGCTGAAAAAATACGGCTGCGAGGCAACCATCGCTCCGTCGTTCTTTAAAACCGCAGCGAGTCATCCAACAAAACCCGATCGGGCCTCTCAAAAACCCCGCTACGCTTCCGTCGATCTTTCCTGGCTTGAGCTTTCGCAGCTACTGCAGCTTGTAGCCGCCAGAATCAATGTGGTGGAAAAGGGAAAATATGAGGCCTTCTCGCATGCCGGCATGGTTTATGTCTATCCGCGTCTACTGGCGCAGTGCGCCTGCCATCTGGCCATGCAGGCCGGCCGTATGGAGGTCGTCGCCCACATGGCCACGGAAGAGAAGATGGAAGCCTTGATGTACGCCATTCGAAAGGCCCTGGAGGAACACGTTCCGGACAAACTGATCGGAGCCGGGTACATCGGACGGAAATTTCAGATTGCATCCGGAAACGGCGACTGCATGAACCCCGGTTTTTACCTGCCGTTGAAAATTTCGGCATTTACACCGGCGAGTCCCTCGGAAATCGAAAAACGCAAACAAGGTGTTTCCCTGCTTCAATCCATCCAGAGTGTATCCATTTATTATCCCGATTCCTGAGGTCCTAAACACCTACCTTCCTTCCTTTCCCCGTTGTCTGTAAACCGCTCCCGGCTTTACCGGCCCGCCATTATCAAAACAGGCAAACCAATTGAGCGCACCATTGCCACGGCATTCCAATCCAAGGGAAAACGAGAAGCTGCCCCATGAATCGCAAACCCATCATGATTCTGCTGTCCATCGGAATTGCATCGGCCGTCCTGATATCCGCCGCGTTTGGTGACGGACTATTGCCCGTCTTGGGATGCTTTCATGACTACAACGGTAACGGCGCCCTCGATTCCGGAGAATTCGGGCAATGCGTGACAACCCCCCAGGGCGATCTTTGCATGCTGGACAACATCCCGTGCACGGAAACGGTGACCGCCGCGGTCTGCCCGGGGGAAAGTGTGCTGAACGCCGTGTCCGACCAATGCGAGCATCCGGTCCGGTATCGGTGCGCCGGGTCCGGCGCCATCTATCATACCCTTGCCGAATGCAGCGGCGATTGTTCCTCAAACGCTAATTGCGCGGTCTATTGCCCCGGAAACCTGACCATCCGGAACAACGTCTGCAGCGCCGATCCGGCGTGCACGTACGGCGCCTACAACCAAGACACCGATACCTGTATCGAAGAAACCTGCCCGTACGGCAACGCGTTTGCGTGTAAGCAGTTCAATGGAGAAACGTTCTGCAGTGAAATGTCATGCGCGATTTCATGGGATATCATCACCAATCTGGGTTCGGCCCAGGGTGAAGACGACATTCAGGACAACGGCCCCGTCAGCGACGAAAACAGTTGTATGGGGCAGATCTATATTTTCACCGGCAAGGATCGAAGATGCCGGACTTGGGGTGCCACCATCGCATTCGACGATTGCTGCCGGAGTGAGGATTACCTGTTCGGCCTGGCGCAGTGCAAGGAAAAGGAAATAACCCTTGCCCGGCTGAAAGGCGATGGCCTGTGCCATTATGTGGGGCAATACTGCTCAAAAGAGATCAGCCTGGGGTTTACCGACATTTGTGTGGAAGAATCCAAATCGTACTGCTGTTTCAACAGCAAGCTGGCCAGAATCGTCCAGGAGCAGGGGCGGGCGCAGCTGTCAACCTTTAATGGCTGGGGAAGAGCGTCCAGACCCGACTGCAGGGGGCTCACCCCCGAAGAGTTCCAGGTGCTGGATTTTTCTCAAATCGATCTGTCCGAATGGCACGGCGATATCGAAACCAAATCCCAGACAGAAATCCAAGAGAACCTGCAGCAGGGCGTTACGGATTTCTATGACAGGATCGGCAATTGAAGGCAGCCAAACCATTATCCTATCGAAGCGTCGCCATGGGCATGCGTGCCAAAATCGCAATCGCCGCAGTCATCGTCGCATGCGCCGCTTCCCAGGCAACCGCCGGAATCAGGAATCTTGGCATCATGGGAAAAACCTACCCCGTCGTGGAGTTGGACGCCCTTGTCGAAATCCGGAACAAAGCTGCCGGCATCGACTGGCAAGGCATCCTGCAGTCGCCGGAGAACCTGAGAAAATTGAGAAACTACAGACCCGAGGGGCTTCCCAGGCTTGCCAGAGCACGCGTTGACCGGACTTTCCTGGTCGATATGACCTACACCCTCGATTTCGATATCCCCAACGGCAGAGGCGGCATCCTGTATCCGGCAGGCTACACGTTCAATCCCCTGGATTACATCGACTACCCCAGAACCATCGTCGTGGTGGACGCCAGTGATCCCGAGCAGGTCGACTGGCTGGAAAGCTCGGGCCATGCCGCCGATCCGAACACAAGACTGCTCATCACCGACGGGATCTATCTCGATGTCAGCTCCCGGATCGACCGGCATGTGTTTTTTGTCATGCCCGCCATCGCGAAACGGTTGCAGCTTCAGGCCGTGCCTGCGGTGATCCGGCAAAAGGGCGGCAAGATGGAGGTGAGGGAAATTGCGATTGCACCAAAGAAGAAATAGATGCATTGGCCTGCTTTTGATTGTTTTGACCATGCCATGCACGGCCCACGCACTATGCGGCGGAAGCTTCATGAACCCGATCTCCGATGTGTGCTGGGAATGTATTTTCCCCATCAAGATTGCCGGGATGTCCATTGGAACGGGGATGACCAGCGGATTGGCCGATCCGCCGGATGCGGCGTCGACGCCCATATGCGTCTGCCCCTTTCCGCCGCCGGTTTTCCAAAGGGTCGGGATCTCCCTTTCCTTCTGGGAACCGGCCCGGCTGATCGAGACGGTCAAGGACCCGTTCTGTTTCCCATCCATCGGCCAGAGCATCTACGGTGAGACGGGCACTGCCGGCTTGCTCTCCGGGGCTAACGACGAAGAGGGCGGTAACCAGGAGTCGGCCAATACCTTTGCCCAGGCCCACTACATGATATTTCCCGCATGGTCCATCATGGAGCTTCTCACCGATTTGACCTGCGTGGAAAAGGGCGGGTTCGACATCGCCTATATGACCGAGTTCGATCCGTTATGGAACGACGATGAACTGGCGTTTTTCATCCAGCCCGAAGCCTTGCTGTTCGCCAATACCGTGGCCCAGTTCTCATGCGTGGCCGACAGTGTCAGCAGCAATATGGGATTGCCGCAACCGGCGCTGTTCTGGTGTATCGGATCCTATGGATCGGTTTATCCCCTGGCCGGCCTGATCAATCAATCCAACTATATTCAGTCCCAGGCCGCACTGGCCGCCCGGATGATCTACAAACTGGCCAGACAGGGGCTTATACTCGATCCCGGCGTCTACATTTGCGCGGCGGTCCCCACCCCGATCTGGGTAAAATGGAACTACCGCCTGCAATTGGCCAAGCCGGTCAGGGCTTCCGGATGCATGCCCATCGGCCGGACCGGGCTTTTGTGGAGCACCATGAAAAATCCGCCTTTTGTGCCCGGCGGCGATAATTTCTTGTTTGTCAACTTCAGAAAGCGGGTGTGTTGTGCATATTAAGGCCATGAAACTGTCGAACGCACTGCTGAGCATGGTTTTTTGCGCGTTCATCTGTCTGCCGGAAACGACAGTCGCAACGGATAGCGCCGTGGATCTCGTGAACAGCGCCATCGACCGGGCGAAACAATACCAGGAACAGATAGCGTTGCCCGAACAAACCAACCGGGAGGGGGAAAGCGCCGCCGGAAAGGCTTTTGAGAAGTTTCAATCCCAGGCGTTTCAAGACAAGATCGCTGCTGAAAAAGAACGCATCGAGAATACGCTTTTCAGGCCGTTTTCTTCCCAGCCGTCGGCAGCGGCGACCGACGGGAAAATCTGTCCGGATGGATGGCCGGCCACAGAAAGACTGATTCTTTTTATCTCCTCATCCATGCCGCTGTC
This window harbors:
- a CDS encoding HD domain-containing protein → MGFLATLSFWDKIWMALGLAGLLLLLIRFHFKLARKEKDALIRIDRFMDTRMTGQSDNHPCAMDHDSQCLKWKHPDIGMFYKGYVEPYTQLLRRIDALDTVVDLLALLDAEGHCPSIAGRGHQHGPADKPADLEASRWQSVRHNAYAILHENVSLREHSLNVASMVVEQRKKGGRDFQMELGRLLIVSLGHDIGKIPGKSKGHAAKDHCMASRDVLDGMLPADYPSRDEILAAVRDHHFSSASGGALLNHLKTADHKARQMELKKYGCEATIAPSFFKTAASHPTKPDRASQKPRYASVDLSWLELSQLLQLVAARINVVEKGKYEAFSHAGMVYVYPRLLAQCACHLAMQAGRMEVVAHMATEEKMEALMYAIRKALEEHVPDKLIGAGYIGRKFQIASGNGDCMNPGFYLPLKISAFTPASPSEIEKRKQGVSLLQSIQSVSIYYPDS
- a CDS encoding TraU family protein, which translates into the protein MNPISDVCWECIFPIKIAGMSIGTGMTSGLADPPDAASTPICVCPFPPPVFQRVGISLSFWEPARLIETVKDPFCFPSIGQSIYGETGTAGLLSGANDEEGGNQESANTFAQAHYMIFPAWSIMELLTDLTCVEKGGFDIAYMTEFDPLWNDDELAFFIQPEALLFANTVAQFSCVADSVSSNMGLPQPALFWCIGSYGSVYPLAGLINQSNYIQSQAALAARMIYKLARQGLILDPGVYICAAVPTPIWVKWNYRLQLAKPVRASGCMPIGRTGLLWSTMKNPPFVPGGDNFLFVNFRKRVCCAY
- a CDS encoding type IV secretory system conjugative DNA transfer family protein, producing MALGRKRKTHTLIGKGIVLGDPRNRIRNIWLKDAERKGHLFCFGTTRIGKTKLAESMICQDIEKGYSVMLVDPKGDIALFSKIAQAAFAAGRQEELCLITPVYPDSSASIDPLAYYYMPEEIVSHVVSGIKAKEEFFVNVAYETTLVIVLSLIIFQRIGRSNAARINFDEIKKRCSYSGLEKLKESLSDVTGNDADEVRAALLQLLESPADYFAKISSSLRTVLTSLSTGSVGRIIGKANANRFIKRLEEGKRVILVIQTGSLLTRRTSHIVARVMISMLQSFAGRRFASGKTVDPLLSLYLDEFSNIAYFDIADLFNKAGGAGIWIHAFSQSVADLDAEIGRDHARKILDNTNTKVFMRVNDPQTARYISEYSGTVKRFSPILQLGGGIMIRETEEQAVLTEDAMNLGLQDFFMFGLSGAYKGKTVAVKPPVLEVIYPDIKTAAN
- a CDS encoding lytic transglycosylase domain-containing protein; amino-acid sequence: MGLRVAAALIVLTALAPNVHGYCFKKAGARYGISPLLLKAISDVESNGDIHAVNYNAASGTVDIGHMQINSFWKKHLGAHYATLFDACYCTMVGAWILKQCIARYGYDWDAVACYHTGCGVADAKSRAKRKRGLAYIRKVKKRLAAAKQP
- the traN gene encoding conjugal transfer protein TraN, whose protein sequence is MNRKPIMILLSIGIASAVLISAAFGDGLLPVLGCFHDYNGNGALDSGEFGQCVTTPQGDLCMLDNIPCTETVTAAVCPGESVLNAVSDQCEHPVRYRCAGSGAIYHTLAECSGDCSSNANCAVYCPGNLTIRNNVCSADPACTYGAYNQDTDTCIEETCPYGNAFACKQFNGETFCSEMSCAISWDIITNLGSAQGEDDIQDNGPVSDENSCMGQIYIFTGKDRRCRTWGATIAFDDCCRSEDYLFGLAQCKEKEITLARLKGDGLCHYVGQYCSKEISLGFTDICVEESKSYCCFNSKLARIVQEQGRAQLSTFNGWGRASRPDCRGLTPEEFQVLDFSQIDLSEWHGDIETKSQTEIQENLQQGVTDFYDRIGN